In the genome of Carnobacterium viridans, one region contains:
- the ruvX gene encoding Holliday junction resolvase RuvX, with translation MRTMGLDVGSKTVGVAVSDPFGWTAQGIEIVKINEMQEEYGIERIGELIKIHEVTKVVIGLPKNMNNSIGPRAEASLRYAELIKETFNLPVILQDERLTTVQAERMLIEEGNTSRAKRKKVIDKLAAVMILQNYLNQNQN, from the coding sequence ATGAGAACAATGGGATTAGATGTCGGTTCCAAAACCGTTGGTGTAGCCGTTAGTGATCCATTCGGTTGGACCGCACAAGGAATCGAGATCGTTAAAATTAATGAGATGCAAGAAGAATACGGCATAGAACGTATTGGCGAATTGATTAAGATTCATGAAGTCACAAAAGTAGTGATCGGTTTGCCAAAGAATATGAATAATTCTATCGGTCCTCGAGCAGAAGCTTCTCTTCGATATGCTGAATTAATTAAAGAAACATTTAATTTACCAGTAATTTTACAGGATGAACGTTTAACGACTGTTCAGGCTGAAAGAATGTTGATTGAAGAAGGAAATACTTCTAGAGCAAAAAGAAAAAAAGTTATTGATAAACTAGCGGCAGTAATGATTCTACAGAATTATTTGAATCAAAATCAAAACTAG